One Gossypium raimondii isolate GPD5lz chromosome 3, ASM2569854v1, whole genome shotgun sequence genomic window carries:
- the LOC105793783 gene encoding uncharacterized protein LOC105793783 has protein sequence MNVMKVKSETEDFDCNSDDFGLDNVVLKWIKDRCETKKRKRFNFVGLNKETLETCSSVKLESPNFQHNGDIHDELEDPLIGWKSELFKNIKSSDEDLLELNRDWPAPIDVKVEVPESETANVNILKTDVPYPTTEPQYCSLNEVSYEYTEDSETRLDVGLSGCETKEPQYCSLNEVSYEYTEDSETRLDMGLSGCETKEPQYCSLNEVSYEYMEDSETRLDVGLSGAETKERQYCSLNEVSYEYRENFETKFDVGVSSWEIVQVHSPENNAYFGLSGYRKEDYTIHPLSYDVSSEQMSPIKDYSCDVCDSCQNESPKPEMPWQTSRDSLILILETNIASDTETGVSLSPIKCSVSNGVSFESTEDVAPKSGASFSSCETVKVDRPEMISYLCSDLQEFGKDSYTVDPLTYAVPSELVSPTKDHCTDLHDSFNFSEHKMSSQTSNRGRAEMPEMDTDNCFQCLETNNEDSACSFESRSTHYWSSNIRNIVVSPSTDNGLYWSSSCLKHEKHSGLVSADSSSSKKQPQSPALIARNYFDASGKPLASPAPQDYHQMKHQHSAERVLSGRKAISPTSRERLCRAMRLTGLDENECHQYKGKQSHHRTLRAQGLDHIWKDGVAIKPTSTMRKAKQDKKESPMKGSLKGTYPPQCRSQSVIAFTQRQMQDFQSLAMKLTTELKSMKNLVKGKFQSESEASVATSANENADEVRVAIENATRAEEYARRWLSILTRDCNRFCKIMSLTEDNTAASDREIKKERKVSFADEAGGMPMYFKNDRHSPWN, from the exons ATGAACGTAATGAAAGTTAAGAGTGAAACTGAAGATTTTGACTGCAACAGTGATGATTTTGGCTTAGACAATGTGGTGTTGAAATGGATTAAGGATAGATGCGaaacaaagaaaaggaaacGCTTCAACTTTGTTGGTTTAAATAAAGAAACGCTGGAAACCTGCTCTTCTGTGAAACTCGAGTCTCCAAACTTTCAGCACAATGGCGACATACACGATGAACTTGAAGATCCTCTTATCGGTTGGAAATCTGAACTTTTCAAGAATATCAAGAGTAGCGATGAAGATTTGCTTGAACTAAATCGGGATTGGCCTGCGCCTATTGATGTTAAAGTTGAGGTTCCTGAAAGTGAAACCGctaatgtaaatattttgaagACTGACGTGCCTTATCCTACAACGGAACCCCAATACTGTTCTCTTAATGAAGTGTCCTATGAATACACGGAAGATTCTGAGACCAGGCTTGACGTGGGGCTTTCTGGTTGTGAAACAAAGGAACCTCAGTATTGTTCTCTTAATGAAGTGTCCTATGAATACACGGAAGATTCTGAGACCAGGCTTGACATGGGGCTTTCTGGTTGTGAAACAAAGGAACCTCAGTATTGTTCTCTTAATGAAGTGTCCTATGAATACATGGAAGATTCTGAGACCAGGCTTGACGTGGGGCTTTCTGGCGCTGAAACAAAGGAACGTCAGTATTGTTCTCTTAATGAAGTGTCCTATGAATATAGGGAAAATTTTGAGACCAAGTTTGATGTAGGGGTTTCTAGTTGGGAGATTGTTCAGGTACACAGTCCAGAAAATAATGCGTATTTTGGCTTGTCTGGATATAGGAAAGAAGATTATACCATCCATCCTCTTTCCTATGATGTCTCCTCGGAACAGATGTCTCCAATAAAGGATTATAGCTGTGATGTTTGTGATAGCTGCCAAAATGAGTCTCCCAAGCCAGAGATGCCATGGCAGACAAGCAGGGACAGTTTAATTCTAATTCTTGAGACAAATATTGCTTCTGATACAGAAACGGGGGTCTCATTGTCCCCCATAAAATGCAGTGTTTCAAATGGGGTGTCTTTTGAATCTACTGAAGATGTTGCTCCTAAATCTGGTGCTAGTTTTTCTAGTTGTGAGACTGTAAAGGTAGATAGGCCGGAAATGATCAGCTATCTATGTTCAGACTTGCAAGAATTTGGGAAAGACAGTTATACTGTAGATCCGCTAACCTATGCTGTTCCCTCTGAATTAGTATCTCCTACCAAGGATCATTGTACTGATTTGCATGATAGCTTTAATTTTTCAGAGCACAAGATGTCTTCACAGACCAGCAATCGTGGCCGAGCTGAAATGCCTGAGATGGACACTGATAATTGCTTCCAATGCTTGGAAACTAACAATGAAGATAGTGCGTGCTCCTTTGAGAGCAGAAGTACACATTACTGGTCTTCTAATATTAGAAACATTGTGGTCAGTCCTTCCACTGACAATGGCTTGTATTGGAGTTCATCATGCTTGAAACATGAGAAACATTCAGGCCTTGTTTCTGCTGATTCTTCTTCATCAAAGAAGCAACCCCAGTCACCAGCGCTTATAGCTCGTAATTACTTTGATGCTTCTGGTAAGCCTTTAGCATCACCAGCACCTCAGGATTATCATCAAATGAAGCATCAGCATAGTGCTGAAAGGGTTCTCTCAGGCAGAAAG GCCATTTCTCCAACTTCTCGAGAGAGACTTTGTCGGGCTATGAGATTAACTGGGTTGGATGAAAACGAGTGTCATC AATATAAAGGAAAGCAGAGCCATCATAGGACTTTAAGAGCTCAAGGGCTTGACCATATCTGGAAGGATGGAGTAGCTATCAAGCCAACGTCAACCATGAGAAAAGCAAAACAAGATAAGAAAGAGTCCCCAATGAAGGGCAGTCTAAAGGGTACTTATCCTCCCCAGTGTCGTTCACAAAGCGTGATAGCATTTACACAGCGACAAATGCAGGATTTCCAATCTTTAGCTATGAAACTCACGACAGAGTTGAAGTCAATGAAAAACCTTGTTAAGGGAAAATTTCAGTCGGAGTCGGAGGCCTCTGTAGCTACATCTGCAAATGAAAATGCTGATGAA GTCAGGGTAGCCATTGAAAACGCAACAAGAGCTGAAGAATATGCAAGAAGATGGCTTTCTATTTTGACAAGAGATTGCAACCGCTTTTGTAAAATCATG AGTTTGACGGAGGATAACACTGCTGCATCTGACCgtgaaatcaaaaaagaaaggaaggtTTCTTTTGCTGATGAAGCTGGTGGCATGCCAATGTATTTTAAGAATGACAGGCACAGCCCTTGGAATTAG